One genomic window of Moorella glycerini includes the following:
- a CDS encoding DUF364 domain-containing protein, whose amino-acid sequence MSLIDAIIAGLSGDEVVKEVRVGPFWTGVWSRYCGLASTTFNHEHENCFPVGEAGSLTGRSARELCRYATSASLLEATIGLAAINSLLEVDIEQCQDINAGELLIERGAGKRVAVVGHFPFVPRLRRVAKELWVLERRPQSGDLPADTAGIVIPRADVVAITGTALINGTMESLLKLCRKDSLVMVLGPTTPLTPLWFDYGVDLISGTRVLEPEVVLRFVSEGVVFKQLHGRGVRLLTMAKKRWK is encoded by the coding sequence ATGAGCCTTATTGATGCTATTATTGCCGGCCTATCGGGCGATGAGGTTGTAAAGGAAGTACGAGTTGGTCCTTTTTGGACCGGCGTGTGGAGCCGTTACTGCGGCCTGGCCTCGACAACTTTTAATCATGAACATGAAAACTGTTTTCCCGTAGGCGAAGCAGGCTCTTTGACAGGTAGAAGCGCCCGCGAGCTCTGCCGCTATGCTACCTCGGCAAGTCTCCTGGAAGCCACTATTGGGCTAGCTGCGATCAACTCTTTGTTAGAGGTGGATATAGAGCAATGCCAAGATATTAATGCCGGAGAATTACTGATAGAAAGGGGGGCGGGGAAGCGGGTTGCCGTGGTGGGGCATTTTCCTTTCGTTCCACGACTACGGCGGGTAGCAAAAGAACTCTGGGTGCTAGAAAGAAGGCCCCAAAGCGGCGATCTCCCGGCTGATACAGCGGGGATCGTTATTCCAAGGGCCGACGTGGTGGCCATAACCGGCACCGCCCTTATTAACGGCACTATGGAAAGTCTCCTGAAGCTCTGCCGGAAAGACAGCCTGGTAATGGTGCTTGGTCCGACTACACCCCTTACACCCTTGTGGTTTGACTACGGCGTGGACCTGATTTCCGGGACGCGGGTGCTGGAGCCGGAAGTGGTGCTCAGGTTTGTTTCTGAAGGCGTGGTATTCAAGCAGTTGCATGGGCGGGGCGTAAGGTTGCTCACCATGGCAAAAAAGAGGTGGAAATAG